In Solanum lycopersicum chromosome 3, SLM_r2.1, the genomic stretch AATGAACTGGACATGTGTACTTGCAGGTAGTGTATGTGGAAGCAATTCTTCATTGGGGGTATTCATGAGTTTGGATACTGATATTTATCCAAAAATACTAACGCGCCCCTTAAAATTCAAGAAGCCGGATCAAAACTTCACCGTTTGTCCTGGTGGATTAGCTGTTGTGCAAGCTTTTCAGATGAAGCCAAAGGCAGGGAAGGATTTAAATTTATCAAGGGTCCTTCTAAGCCCGGGGAAGGACTGGTAAATTCTGCAGTGGTTTTCTAGTGATTTTAGAGGTTGGAAGGTTTATCATGCTGGTAATAATTTCCAAGTGGATACGAACAGTTGAAAGTGATTCTAAAGTAGTCTGAAATTTTGATGGTAAGAGTTGGCATATTGATTTGGGTTACTTGTAGGTTAGTAGACACTATTATTGATTATGTATTGCATGTTGTACCAATTATAGCATTGAATGCCTTGATGATGGGATGTAGGAATATTGCTTCATCAAGTAAAAGGTAAAAGacgattattattttatagatatATTCCTCCAAATTACCTTTAATTATTTCTTGGTACAGTCAAATTTTATCTTACTCGTAAGGTTTCATTGCATCTGACAGTTTTTTTTTGAATCCATCGTTCATATTCATCACTCTGAGTCATATTTATCCTTAACTATGCTTAgctaaaaaattcattttgtgtaaaaattttagtttatgcATTAAAAGAAGTTTGACATTCAGATTAATATTATTCTTGCAGTATAACTgctcaatataaatattaatgaattagATGAATAAACTTGGATAGGATTCTAACGTCATGTTTTCAACTGAAGTCCTTAGTTGGGTTAATACTTTTCATCGATATAATATGATTGGAAAAGTCACTATGTTGAGCATTGAAAAATAAACTTAGAGATTTTTGTGGTTcgattctttttcaaatttcacatataacataagTTTAAGGCATTATCCCATATAAACAATACTTAGAATTAGTTAGTTAACTCGCCATCTCATCAAACGATACATAAATAATAGAATGCATTATTCAAATTGTAATTTCGACAAAATCTGTAAGACAATGTATTTCAGTGAAATTCTATTTGATCAAAGTTTTAAAGAATGAAATGATGTCTTATACCCActtttatagtaattttttttttaaaaaaaatgatactattatagtaatctaatttaattaatgtagATGAGAGCAAATTCTATTTTACCGCCCCCACGAACCACTATTAAGGGGGGGGAAAATGTATTTTCTCCTTTCTGTCTAAACTTGAATCAGTTTTGCAGAGCGGCAACTATGGAGGATACCTCATCATCCATTTCTCCGAACAATGCCACAACTTCCGGTGCGGCCAAGTACCTGGCCGGCCTCCCTTCTCGCGGCCTTTTCTCCTCCAACGTCCTCTCCTCTACTCCGGTAACttcctctttctctctcccaaaaccCTAATTTACTTTTGCACCATCCCCTCTTCCCCTTTTCTTTACTGACGCCTTTTATGTGGTATTAATACTTCTTAATAGCAGTGCTGAACCGTATAGTATAATCGAGTAGATATAACTGTTCTCTTTGATATTTTGGAGTAGATATAACTGTTGTATAATTGTCCCAAACTTATCTAATTTCATCTATGGTGGAATAAATTCTTGAGATAGAGAGTTCAGGGAGATCAGAGGCGGATACAACTTTATATACTTACAACACGGAGTATAAGTTTATGTGTACAAAATAATTAGGATCGCAATAATAGTAGGTCTgtacttataatttttaaattcgaAGAGAGGGAAATGGTAGGATACTTCTGTTTGTGCCTGTACCAAGCATACCAGTACATCTAAATAAAGTTCTTATTATCAACTGCACAAGACTTGGTCTTCATTATTCTTATTGTGGAATTCTGTTTTCCTTCAGTTCTAGGGATTTCCATGTTGAAAGAACTCCTTGAATGTGGTATTATAATCAGCATGGtgtttttacaaaaacacttttaattaaaaaaaatggtgaTACAAACACATAGCTATGCACACAGTAGTAATTTTATCTTAAGAAGGGTTAATCTGGATTGAGAAACTGTTCTGGCTCTTCTTCGCTGTTGTTTGGATTACTGTTAAACCCCAGCCTGGACATAATAAGGTTTTACGTTCAAAAGAAATGACTAGTTGGTGATGCTAAACACTGCGTGAATCAGTGTAGGATCAGAAAGGTTTTCGAAAGATAAATAATAGGTGGTACCTCTTTTCTGAGTTCAACGTCCTCCTTGCACCTTTAGAGTAACAATCGTCTTTGTATTTCCTTCGTTTGTCTTCAGTTTAAGATTATATCATTCGTGTGCCTTAGCCTCTTCATGTTTACTTACCATCATATCTGCTGACCAGCATTAGCTGGAAAATAATTTGACTATCAAAAGAAAAGTGATGCTATCAGGAAATATAATAATGCTTCTTCCATGTTCTTTTGAGCTCCACTAATTTAGAAACTTTATGCAGGGTGGAATGCGAGTATATGTTTGCGATCACGAAACGTCACCTCCGGGtctgtttttgtatattgatgtctttaaattatttatggtGAAAATTGATTTGGTCTCTAAATCTCCTTTTATTCTTGTTCTTTGAACAGATTTACTTACATATGGTTATTTTATTGCTTAGTTTTTTGTTTACACTTCTACTCTTAAGTCATTGTAAAACATTGATATCCACTCTTGTGTCTCATTTAGTACATGGTTGGTTAAATCATAGAAATATCTCTTCTATCTTGCGTCTTGATGCAATTCGGatgtctcttttttctttctttccctCTTTTTAGTTTTCCTCATTCATCATCTTCCTCAAGGCTAGATTGTTTTGTTCGTCAATCTGGATTGCTagatatattttacaaaatgttGTACATGCAGAGGACCAGCTTATTAAGACCAACCAGCAAAACATATTGATTAGGTCTCTCATGCTTAAGAAGCAAAGAGGTGAATGTAGTTCAAAAGAAGGCAAGGGGGTTTCCTCAAATGACAATGGTAGAAAAAGGTAATTGTCCATATTTTCTTACCTCAGTATTATTGCTATCCTTTACTAGCTAGAGTACCTTTGTTCAGTTAACATATTTGTATCTCCTGCCACCATCTAATTTTCAGAGCGGCTGAAAAAGCATTGGATAGTAGGGCATTAGCCAAGAAGGCTACCACCAGTAACCATGCTGCCTCTGCCCAAGGTGTGCCCATTATTGATCATCACTTGCGGTCTTAGTAGTTGGTACATTcaaatgtgttatttttttaaaagcagTGATCTTTCACTGAAAAGATGCTTGAATTATTGTGGTTGTCAATGTATCCTATTGCTAaactgaaaaagaaagaaacaaatgaGTATCCCTAAGCTCTCCATAACTTCATTTGCTTAAATTGTCCGATTTGACTCTTAAATTCTAGCTCAAATTATATTGCATAGTTTACATACCAGCTCTAAAACTTTTGGGTTcacaaaatagagaacagtagtATTGTTGCAAAAAGACTGCTCCTTCACTTCCATTGATGAAATACCATTTGATGAAAAGAACAATTATCATAATGGTTGTTAAGAGATATGGGGTTCTGCTTTGCTTTTTGTTGGGATTGGTGGTTCTGTTTTGGTGTAACTAGTATTGCTGGTTCTTTTGTAAGTCGGGATTTGGTGAAGTCTGATTTCAGAACTTCTAAAATTTGCTATGATTCGATGAATACTACTGATTGATTAAGTTTCAAAAAGGAATTTAAAATGTTACATGATTATTATACATTAGTAGGAGCAATAGAAGGATATATTACTTATAtgttgaaaatttatttatcttgaTTGTAGAAACATCACATcaggttttaaatttaaattgtcaTTCTAGAAGTTCTTATGGATGTATTAAGTTATTAGTTATTTTGCCTTGGAATATTGTAGGACATCCTAAAATGGGAAGTCACGTATAGGTTTGTATAGAGGCCCTAATATTTAAATGGCTAATGACTTCCAATCGttgattttgtataatttaaacAGCCTCGGttcattttaaaagttaatggTTATGTCATGAACTAAATCTTaaccaaaattattatttgcTGAAAAATAAGGGAAGACTAGGTTtgtaatagaagaaaaaataggTGGGCAGGAGGGCTAGTATATGTTATAAAGTTAAGAAGGCTAGGATTGCAGTGGAAGAGAGGGGGTGTTATTTTAAGAACTGCAAATCTTCCCTTGAAAGATCCAAAGATGCCAACAATTCATAATCTACATATAGGAGCGCAGGTAAATCAGTAATGCTTCACAACAATACCAACTAAGTCAACTATGTGGACAACACTTAAGTCCAACtagacaacaacaacaaacccagtgtaatcccacaaatgGGGAAAACTAACTTCACTAGTTTAGAAAAAATCTCTATTTTCCATTTCGCAAGTCAAATCCTTGAGTTTTAACTCCAATTTCCATTACATTTGTTATGGAACCTAGTTGCTGCTTTAGAAACTCTAAACTATATCGTTCAAGCAAACCTAACACTATTCATCTCCCTTACCAACAAACTTTTCAATTTCGAGTCTAGCTTTCTATTGTTTCATGAATTGGTGTTTAAATTTGAATCTTTCTTCAAAGGTATAGTTTACGATGTACATGCAACATAATATACAAGATTGGAGTGAAAGGATTACCTCTTTGTCAAACCCAAGAATTTTCAAGATGTGAGTCCttgagtttttggtcaaaaaTCTATAATTTCCATGATATTGAGGAGTTAGGGAATGCATTTGCCATTTAACGAACCAAATCTACTAGGAAATGCATTTAATACTCACTTCAGAGTAGAATTTATGGAGTAGAAGCTCTCCCTTCTCTCTAACTCCCAAGAACTTGTTCCAAACAAATAATCCTTCTCTCCCGAAATGCATTTAGTACTCACCTCAAAGTAGAATTTATGGTGGGGAACTCTTTAACTCCCAAGAATTTGTTTCAAACAAATAATTCTTCTCTCTCCAGAAATGCCTCTGAATGGCTGCTTCAGTTGGATCACACTAGGACAGGCACAACGCTCAACCGTCGCGTTTACTAAAATGACGCCGAGTTTGATGCTAACTGCTGGACGGCACTGCCAGTAGTGGTTATTTTGGTTCTAAAGTTTGCTTCTTAATTTGTCTTTATTATTAAGAGCTAATTTAATTCCTTCATCTGCTTTTAATTGCACCATCGATTCCATCGTCCAGGGAATTAAAATCCTTGTTTTCAATTCTCCTTCTCATTTTGTCTTTTCCTTAATTCTTATCATCCTTTCTTAGCTATTTCAAGCTATACCAATATTAACTACAGGTGTTTCAATTACTTTGTTATTATCGAGCGGGTCCCACCTGACTCGAAATTAATTGAATTGCATCCTTATACTGAAAAGTAGTctgaattaattataaaaattcacGTGGCTTTACAACTACTCTAGAAATTTGCTGAAATCTTGTTTGGACGGATTATAAGATCTTAACATTTCTACCAATTTATTTTGGATGAGAAGGTAAAGATCATACTCCTATCATTTACAACCAATAATAAGTTGTGTGATTGCTGTCAAGCATCAAGTACATGTATAATATTATATCTTATGAGACTAGATAGTGAATAACAGCTTCTTCCAGAAATCTATCTTCAGGACATTGAGTGACAAGAGATAAGGCGATTAAAATGACTTAGCTCTAATTTCTGTATATATTCCTTTGGGGACATTGAATGTCATCTTTCCAAACCTTTGGGAATGTGGAAGCCACTTACAAAAAGGTTTATTGATTTGCTTTACCATGTCATGCCTGAAAAGTAAATTTAAAGGCACAATAAATAGTATACTCTCAGTTAGACACCGTCATGTTTTTTCAGGTCTCATTGTAAATATTTCCTACTGTgaccaaattttcttttttttttgcagtcTTTGTTGGAACTACTTATTTTTGTACATTATCATTTACAGTTAGTGATGCATTAAACTTGGTCTCAACCCCTGCAGGAACTTCAAAAAATCGTGCACCTGAAATACAAAATATGACTGTTGAGAAGCTACGGGCTTTGTTAAAGGAGAAAGGTCTTTCACTGAGAGGAAGGAAGGCAAGTATTTGCAtaacctttttattttatataggtTTTGAAGTTTTCATTGTGGTCCACTATTATACTTTTACTCGGTAACTTATTTTCCTTGAGGACATTATAATAAGTAGTACTTGTATGATGTGTTTTCCCCCGACGTGTTTGGAATTGAGGTTTAGTTGTTGATTTCTACTtgaatgatgtattttttttgaatatttgacCTATTCTGTAGCATGTCGTTCTCTTTCAATGCACGTCCTCACTATATAATTACTGTTGGCAGGATGAACTAATTGCTCGGTTAAGGGGAGACACATGACTAAAGCATATTCGTAGAGTTTGAGGCAGCTTATTCCAAATTCCATTTTGTACACCTAGCAGCTGGGCCAAAGTAGGCTTTTGCTTCTCTATTATGGGTGCTTTACAACTAGTTAAAGAGTCAACTTATGGCCTTACAACTCTTGTGTGCGTTCTGCGTGTTTCTGTGTTCTTGTTGTATGCTATAGTATTTTGTAGTTAAATTATGAGGAGGCACCATACTTGTGCCTGAATAGTTACATAATACTTCTTAATATGTGAAAAACTGCATGTCAATTTTTTTCTGGTCACTGCAAATTCGAAACGAAACTGGTCTTTGAAAATCTACTCTTTGTCAGCTTTTGCGTCTAATTTTTGGCTTCATTGTCACCTCCTTTTTTGCCGGGTTGGGGGAGGCGATTACAAGGTGGAATCGAACTTCACTACCTGGCGAAAGTTCAGGTACCTAACCAATTGAACTACTTAGATTTGCCTTATTCTGCCTCTTCATTTTTTTGAGCTGCTAagtgttaattatatttttgctcATTTTAAATTCTGATTGCTCAAAGCATGAATGAATGTTGTTCAACTGAATTTCTATCCGATTAACTGgtctaataattataaattatgttcTTCATAGAAGTAAATGAAAACAATCATTCGATAAACGAcatcataaatttataaattatatttatatcttcGAAAAGAAGCAGGTGAGATGGAACATAGTCTTAATTAGaggtatattttattaaattatcttgACTAATGATgttttcaaattctaaatttgactactattattattttacgtAATTAAATACTTCTTTCgttcatttttaattgttataatttctttttttaaagtcaaatataTAAGTactctaattaatatttttcagaatgtgttttttaatcatattggtatgcaaattttttttacaatatttataattattgaatGACTATAAATTGAGAATCAcagtttttatttaaaaaaaacatgacacGAATTTTACGCAATTCACATTGATCAACATAGACTTGACTTTTAAGTGGGAAAAGTTAACTACGATAAATGTGTGGCATAATGTCTGCTTGTCGACATGAAGTGATACAACCGacgtttttttttccttttgtctTTGTCTGATTAAAGAGTCGATATCGAAAGAATCTTAAAATTGACTATCTAAATTTTCACTTAGTTGATATGGTTCGATTTTTCACATTACAATTTCCTCTCACAAAAATACAGCAACGATGTCAAAAACTTCTGCTTGATGTTGCTGCCACCTTTTCAGCAGTATCctacttcattcatgtcaaattatttattgtgatttattttacacgtttattttaaaaaaaggattgAAGAGAATTTTAATTATATCACACTTTATTGGCATTTCAAATTACTCATAACATCACCCATGTTTACAATCTTCTAGAGTAAAATGAGATATTTTTATCTCAAACtagtaaaatgaaaataatacttTCTTCATCCCCAAGTGTCATCTCAgccataaaaaaaagaagttagtCCCAAAATAGGTGTCATCTAAGGAGTTCAAACTATAGAAATTGCTGATTCACTTTTACTTATGTGATATTGATTTGTGTCATCTAAGGAGTTCAAACTATATAATTGCTGATTCACTTTTACTGATGAGATATTGATTTGGCACATCCatttagaaaagaattattaatataggtattttaataaactattccctgtaatttgtataatgatttcttaaaaaattatttcaaaaaggaaaactttcacatatagccactaaaaaataatctaagtacTCTCTATGCTACAGTTTGAATAATTACAATGCTAGCTAAatgttatagggaggagagaggcggcgagactgggagagagagaagagaggcgagagagagggcAAAAAGTGGGAGagaagtgaattgtatatgtatattgcttagataattgtatataatacaatatgtatttgtatatatggcaagcgagattgggagagagagtaatattgggagaggaaggagagaggcgagcgcgactgggagagaggcgagcgagagagggcagagagtgggagagaggtgaattgtatatgtatgttggtttgataattgtatattatacatatgcagtTGTGTAAAAAGCAAGATAGATTGGAAGAGAGAGGAAAGagacgagcgagattgggagagggaggagagagagcagagagtgggagagaagtgaattgtatatgtatattgattagatattatatattataaatatgtatttatatattcttgagaattatacatatacaaatgtggttaattatacaaactcaaagtcaatcacataattaatgtataatattagtcgtgagtggtaattatagcaaactatagatatgatg encodes the following:
- the LOC101263894 gene encoding protein LOWER TEMPERATURE 1, whose protein sequence is MEDTSSSISPNNATTSGAAKYLAGLPSRGLFSSNVLSSTPGGMRVYVCDHETSPPEDQLIKTNQQNILIRSLMLKKQRGECSSKEGKGVSSNDNGRKRAAEKALDSRALAKKATTSNHAASAQGTSKNRAPEIQNMTVEKLRALLKEKGLSLRGRKDELIARLRGDT